In Cyclopterus lumpus isolate fCycLum1 chromosome 9, fCycLum1.pri, whole genome shotgun sequence, a single genomic region encodes these proteins:
- the si:ch73-138n13.1 gene encoding uncharacterized protein KIAA1671 isoform X1 — protein MAAQVEVQPGEVGRPVVGGRLHLSPLTDSSNKSLFEIPSMNQSCIITPEPNKPVPGPKPRLTPKPFAVERNPTIRPILAPKPHTKPRPESTRLPGYTPESPCSPKPQQPVAHVQPRPVSTNPNRPAPTSFNTTNKLNTGQTTKPIAQPFKPAPPLDLGDPSKPIPSLTTERQRPGSSSLVYSKSLKQLPAAEWSGTTKNQGEKDQKTSSNVGSSITRTKSMGFLIHVGQEEEEKEKENPEAAVLLRPKPRGSRPRPVSAIFLDSPTKAETPVPAPRWARRPLSADLTSKFESIGLSLHRNTHKDTKENTPAPEEKGPTQKREQEKTPKSNAPQSMDGASDKHTLKESEEDKCAVSIKSRISFLDSSSSPKTGVADQGSDLYSPVQPVPEAEPPVGVKQLIKQLTEDPSPTQSPIVKPVLKHRPLPLDLTKRFSSERSPDSVFLSEATDRDEISKDPQRRIEESAITPNDQRTFVDLKDSQEELKMASTPEEPQGSQEFGATSKESGPRSDLQTVKASLFEHVVERHSVLMVEDGKPVNKSNDSLSSLSFKRGKGEDKGTLVTATYKEPLSPSSPLRVSHAFDTVQAVEGSRAVSENIPSAQWEDKAMTLRSRRSEGSRPVEERTGSAQDESALAVMPEQQPRFLRVGALHKWTSTGLETSVEKGMLKETQREEQGALDQDGHGQRDAEQEEVAAAPKRLKMLQSEEQPKPRATYFALTGQIHEPVSPVDAGESIGDVTGPFDNFSVSSAPDSSKTKLPIRWNPALDESFGKNSQVKVEELMMRRHISQREMRSTLDEQTTEEIMEVEKKRELKKETERHMAKMKELQREKQRQMEMEKEPHLEFARMKEREMQREFERQRQKAFEKEKQEFEEKRHALERQKQLELEQRQKLQELERARLRELEKERLLQLEKEKRQKMERKIEREKLREQERERQQEQESQRQREEERQRELDKEMLLEIQKEKQKMEELKRIKELERLQFLEFENQKEKETQKEKETQQLMELEKQRRRERREREEAEKIRQVALDQEIIRMKEIGKEKERQNDLQKVIEREKQRELERQRQRDLERERQRQLDIERQELENQRLRQRELEKERQRKENLERIKEMERRQLLELERQKQAERDKQQILELEKRRLRESLEREEAEKMRQIAKQQGAERQRLKEKQKKEEQERARLESSPLRPQDLDSVLRNDSFSKPTSHRSDTATRWKEPSPRVEASYKPAILDIDSFTSQVQPSPSKDLFPVSGIQDVDAAFGVRSHPPTPDVDVSWRLPQQTSGITSPVWTTSLQDPWELRPVEMSVDKPIAEPRKHTNKLSPEQLLLRQEERLPRRQSSSVSEGQIWLPREQQPQDGRGEDHSQRRSQGSQELNRIRSRSVSRRSAPSSSVLERSLSRIRSRSAHREQDNNDQVQQKQSDSGEEEGKDLGTPVRDTDSQYGTWETGLRTDDSLSPSSESNFSPSPRKPTPPRTPGDLASQFDTNTLDSLLPSSSSESPPLSFPDAPTTLLDTSALRSRAQLGKKRAPRTRPTRAALQKAAPSEGEGGTTEDWLYRDSTEAKVEIKDDDSDSEEPARRADTSPLAVSSQPQRIALFPGMDPSALKAQLKKRGDADNQIDVPTTPSPSQLSRSPKSPFLPRAARVLPPPGGKENGEEDSPQWLKELKSKKRLSQYENES, from the exons ATGGCTGCTCAGGTAGAGGTTCAGCCTGGGGAGGTAGGTAGGCCAGTGGTTGGAGGAAGACTTCACCTGAGTCCTTTGACTGACTCCAGCAATAAGAGCCTCTTCGAGATCCCCTCCATGAACCAGTCCTGTATTATCACCCCAGAACCTAACAAACCTGTCCCAGGCCCCAAGCCACGGCTCACTCCCAAACCTTTTGCTGTGGAAAGAAACCCCACAATTAGGCCCATACTTGCCCCGAAGCCTCACACCAAGCCCCGGCCAGAGTCCACTCGCCTTCCTGGATACACACCAGAGTCTCCATGCAGTCCAAAACCTCAGCAACCAGTTGCCCATGTCCAACCCAGGCCAGTGTCAACCAACCCTAACCGGCCTGCCCCTACCTCCTTTAATACAACTAATAAGTTGAACACTGGACAAACAACCAAGCCAATAGCCCAGCCATTTAAACCGGCCCCTCCTCTTGACCTGGGAGACCCCAGCAAACCCATTCCTTCTTTAacaacagagaggcagagacctGGTTCATCAAGCTTGGTCTATTCCAAGAGCCTTAAACAACTTCCAGCAGCCGAGTGGTCTGGAACCACTAAAAATCAAGGTGAGAAGGACCAGAAGACATCCAGCAATGTCGGGTCCTCCATTACTAGAACCAAGTCCATGGGTTTTCTCATTCACGTagggcaggaggaagaagaaaaagaaaaagaaaacccagaGGCAGCAGTGCTACTGCGGCCAAAGCCCAGAGGATCCAGGCCCAGACCTGTGTCAGCCATTTTCCTTGACAGTCCGACCAAGGCCGAGACACCAGTTCCTGCCCCTCGCTGGGCGAGACGACCGCTTTCAGCTGATCTCACGTCCAAGTTTGAGTCAATCGGTCTGTCTCTACACcgtaacacacacaaagacactaaGGAGAACACTCCAGCTCCAGAGGAGAAAGGGCCGACACagaagagagagcaggagaaaaCACCTAAGAGTAATGCACCACAAAGTATGGATGGTGCAAGTGACAAACATACTctaaaagagagtgaagagGATAAGTGTGCAGTCAGCATCAAGTCACGAATTAGTTTCCTCgattcatcctcctctcctaaGACCGGTGTCGCAGACCAAGGGTCTGATCTTTATTCTCCAGTGCAGCCAGTCCCTGAAGCCGAACCACCAGTAGGTGTCAAACAGCTCATCAAGCAGCTGACAGAGGACCCATCACCAACTCAGAGTCCTATTGTGAAACCAGTACTGAAGCACCGGCCCTTACCCCTCGACCTGACTAAAAG GTTTTCATCCGAGAGGTCGCCAGACAGTGTTTTCCTCAGTGAGGCAACAGACCGCGATGAGATCAGCAAAGATCCTCAGAGGAGG ATTGAAGAGTCAGCTATCACCCCCAATGACCAGAGGACATTTGTGGATCTAAAAGACTCCCAAGAGGAGCTCAAAATGGCCTCCACGCCCGAAGAGCCTCAGGGGAGCCAGGAGTTTGGCGCCACCTCCAAGGAAAGTGGTCCCAGGAGTGACCTACAGACAGTGAAAGCATCcttgtttgaacatgttgtgGAGAGGCACAGTGTGCTGATGGTGGAAGACGGCAAGCCTGTAAACAAGTCTAATGATTCGCTCAGCAGCCTGTCATTTAAGAGAGGAAAGGGTGAGGATAAGGGAACTCTTGTCACTGCCACCTACAAAGAGCCGTTATCTCCATCAAGTCCTCTGAGGGTGTCACATGCCTTTGACACTGTGCAGGCTGTGGAAGGGAGCAGGGCAGTGAGTGAGAACATCCCATCAGCTCAGTGGGAGGATAAGGCCATGACGCTACGCTCCAGGCGCTCAGAAGGGAGCAGGCCGGTGGAAGAGCGGACCGGTTCAGCCCAAGACGAATCAGCTTTGGCTGTGATGCCAGAACAGCAGCCTCGATTTCTGAGAGTGGGTGCTTTGCATAAGTGGACCTCTACAGGTCTTGAGACAAGTGTGGAGAAAGGGATGCTGAAGGAAACGCAAAGGGAAGAACAAGGGGCTTTGGATCAAGACGGGCACGGGCAGCGAGACGCTGAACAGGAGGAAGTGGCTGCAGCTCCAAAACGTTTGAAAATGCTGCAGTCAGAAGAGCAACCAAAACCCAGGGCAACCTACTTTGCTCTGACTGGACAAATACATGAGCCAGTTTCTCCTGTTGATGCAGGAGAAAGCATAGGGGACGTGACTGGGCCCTTTGACAACTTCTCTGTGAGCTCTGCACCAGACAGTTCTAAAACAAAGCTTCCAATAAGGTGGAATCCAGCATTAGATGAATCGTTTGGGAAAAACTCTCAAGTTAAAGTTGAAGAGTTGATGATGAGGAGGCACATTTCACAAAGAGAGATGAGATCAACTTTGGATGAACAGACAACAGAGGAAATAATGGAagttgaaaagaaaagggaactaaaaaaagagacagaaagacacatgGCAAAAATGAAAGAGCTTCAGAGGGAAAAACAGAGACAGATGGAAATGGAGAAAGAACCACATTTAGAATTTGCACGAATGAAGGAGAGGGAAATGCAAAGAGAATTTGAAAGGCAAAGACAGAAAGCCTTTGAGAAGGAGAAACAGGAGTTTGAGGAGAAACGGCACGCACTGGAAAGGCAGAAACAGTTAGAGCTTGAACAAAGACAGAAACTGCAAGAGCTGGAGCGAGCGAGACTAAGAGAACTTGAAAAAGAGAGGCTACTACAACTTGAGAAAGAAAAACGCCaaaaaatggagagaaagatTGAAAGAGAGAAGCTGCGAGAGCAGGAAAGGGAGAGACAACAGGAACAGGAGAGTCAAAgacaaagggaggaagagaggcagagagagctggacaAGGAAATGCTGCTGGAAATCCAAAAGGAGAAACAGAAAATGGAAGAGCTGAAGAGAATTAAAGAGCTTGAAAGACTGCAATTCTTAGAGTTCGAAAATCAGAAGGAAAAGGAGACTCAGAAGGAAAAAGAGACACAGCAGCTCATGGAGCTCGAAAAGCAGAGAcgtagagagaggagggagagagaggaggcagagaaaatAAGACAGGTTGCATTAGATCAGGAAATTATAAGAATGAAAGAGATTggtaaagaaaaggaaaggcaAAATGATCTTCAGAAAGTGattgagagagaaaagcagagagagctggagagacagagacagagagatttggagagggagagacagagacaactAGATATCGAGAGACAGGAATTAGAAAACCAGAGGCTGAGACAACGAGAACTGGAAAAGGAAAGGCAGAGGAAAGAGAACTTGGAGAGAAttaaggagatggagagaagacaGCTCTTGGAGTTGGAAAGGCAAAAGCAGGCAGAGAGGGACAAACAGCAAATTCTGGAGCTCGAGAAACGCAGACTGAGGGAGAGTCTAGAAAGGGAGGAGGCGGAGAAAATGAGACAGATAGCCAAGCAGCAAGGAGCAGAGAGGCAGCGGCTTaaagagaagcagaaaaaagaggaacaggagaggGCGAGATTGGAGTCGTCTCCTCTCAGGCCTCAAGATCTAGACTCTGTGCTCCGAAATGACTCGTTTTCCAAGCCAACTTCTCACCGCAGTGACACTGCAACACGATGGAAGGAGCCATCTCCGAGAGTAGAAGCGTCTTACAAACCTGCCATCCTTGACATAGACTCTTTCACATCTCAAGTTCAGCCCTCCCCCAGTAAAgacttgtttcctgtttctggTATTCAGGATGTAGACGCTGCATTTGGAGTTAGATCACATCCACCTACACCTGATGTAGATGTTAGCTGGAGGTTGCCACAACAGACTTCAGGTATTACAAGCCCAGTATGGACGACATCTCTTCAGGATCCATGGGAGCTGCGGCCTGTTGAGATGTCTGTGGACAAACCTATAGCTGAACCCAGAAAGCATACCAACAAACTCAGCCCAGAGCAACTCCTCCTCAGGCAGGAGGAACGACTCCCACGGAGGCAGTCCAGCAGCGTTTCTGAGGGGCAGATATGGCTCCCCAGAGAGCAGCAGCCTCAAGACGGCAGGGGAGAGGACCATAGCCAGAGGAGATCACAGGGATCTCAG gAGTTGAACAGGATACGGTCTCGCAGTGTTTCACGGCGATCGGCTCCTTCTAGCAGTGTTTTGGAGAGAAGCCTTTCCAGGATTAGGAGTCGCAGCGCCCACCGAGAGCAGGACAACAACGATCAG GTACAACAGAAGCAAAGTGACAgtggtgaagaggaggggaaggacttgGGAACACCGGTCCGTGACACTGACAGCCAGTATGGGACCTGGGAGACAGGACTGCGTACTGACGACAG CCTCTCTCCCAGCTCTGAAAGCAATTTCAGCCCTTCACCAAGGAAGCCCACTCCCCCACGCACGCCAGGTGATCTGGCCTCTCAGTTTGATACTAACACTCTGGAcagcctccttccctcctcctcatctgagAGCCCACCACTGTCTTTCCCTGAT GCCCCGACCACTCTGTTAGACACCAGCGCTCTTCGCTCCAGAGCCCAGCTGGGGAAGAAACGAGCGCCGAGGACACGCCCCACAAGGGCCGCCCTTCAAAAGGCTGCGCCgtcagagggagagggaggaaccACCGAGGACTGGCTTTACAGAGACTCCACAG AGGCAAAGGTTGAGATTAAGGACGATGACTCTGACTCTGAGGAGCCGGCCAGAAGAGCAGACACCAGCCCGCTTGCTGTTTCTTCTCAGCCACAGAGGATAGCCCTGTTCCCTGGGATGGACCCTTCAGCTTTAAAG GCTCAGCTGAAGAAGAGGGGCGATGCTGACAATCAAATCGATGTACCTActactccctctccttcccagcTTTCTCGCTCTCCCAAGTCCCCGTTTCTTCCCAGAGCAGCACGTGTACTGCCCCCTCCTGGTGGGAAAGAGAATGG TGAGGAAGACTCACCCCAGTGGTTGAAAGAGCTTAAGTCCAAGAAGCGCTTAAGTCAGTATGAAAATGAGAGCTAA
- the si:ch73-138n13.1 gene encoding uncharacterized protein KIAA1671 isoform X2 translates to MAAQVEVQPGEVGRPVVGGRLHLSPLTDSSNKSLFEIPSMNQSCIITPEPNKPVPGPKPRLTPKPFAVERNPTIRPILAPKPHTKPRPESTRLPGYTPESPCSPKPQQPVAHVQPRPVSTNPNRPAPTSFNTTNKLNTGQTTKPIAQPFKPAPPLDLGDPSKPIPSLTTERQRPGSSSLVYSKSLKQLPAAEWSGTTKNQGEKDQKTSSNVGSSITRTKSMGFLIHVGQEEEEKEKENPEAAVLLRPKPRGSRPRPVSAIFLDSPTKAETPVPAPRWARRPLSADLTSKFESIGLSLHRNTHKDTKENTPAPEEKGPTQKREQEKTPKSNAPQSMDGASDKHTLKESEEDKCAVSIKSRISFLDSSSSPKTGVADQGSDLYSPVQPVPEAEPPVGVKQLIKQLTEDPSPTQSPIVKPVLKHRPLPLDLTKRFSSERSPDSVFLSEATDRDEISKDPQRRIEESAITPNDQRTFVDLKDSQEELKMASTPEEPQGSQEFGATSKESGPRSDLQTVKASLFEHVVERHSVLMVEDGKPVNKSNDSLSSLSFKRGKGEDKGTLVTATYKEPLSPSSPLRVSHAFDTVQAVEGSRAVSENIPSAQWEDKAMTLRSRRSEGSRPVEERTGSAQDESALAVMPEQQPRFLRVGALHKWTSTGLETSVEKGMLKETQREEQGALDQDGHGQRDAEQEEVAAAPKRLKMLQSEEQPKPRATYFALTGQIHEPVSPVDAGESIGDVTGPFDNFSVSSAPDSSKTKLPIRWNPALDESFGKNSQVKVEELMMRRHISQREMRSTLDEQTTEEIMEVEKKRELKKETERHMAKMKELQREKQRQMEMEKEPHLEFARMKEREMQREFERQRQKAFEKEKQEFEEKRHALERQKQLELEQRQKLQELERARLRELEKERLLQLEKEKRQKMERKIEREKLREQERERQQEQESQRQREEERQRELDKEMLLEIQKEKQKMEELKRIKELERLQFLEFENQKEKETQKEKETQQLMELEKQRRRERREREEAEKIRQVALDQEIIRMKEIGKEKERQNDLQKVIEREKQRELERQRQRDLERERQRQLDIERQELENQRLRQRELEKERQRKENLERIKEMERRQLLELERQKQAERDKQQILELEKRRLRESLEREEAEKMRQIAKQQGAERQRLKEKQKKEEQERARLESSPLRPQDLDSVLRNDSFSKPTSHRSDTATRWKEPSPRVEASYKPAILDIDSFTSQVQPSPSKDLFPVSGIQDVDAAFGVRSHPPTPDVDVSWRLPQQTSGITSPVWTTSLQDPWELRPVEMSVDKPIAEPRKHTNKLSPEQLLLRQEERLPRRQSSSVSEGQIWLPREQQPQDGRGEDHSQRRSQGSQELNRIRSRSVSRRSAPSSSVLERSLSRIRSRSAHREQDNNDQVQQKQSDSGEEEGKDLGTPVRDTDSQYGTWETGLRTDDSSESNFSPSPRKPTPPRTPGDLASQFDTNTLDSLLPSSSSESPPLSFPDAPTTLLDTSALRSRAQLGKKRAPRTRPTRAALQKAAPSEGEGGTTEDWLYRDSTEAKVEIKDDDSDSEEPARRADTSPLAVSSQPQRIALFPGMDPSALKAQLKKRGDADNQIDVPTTPSPSQLSRSPKSPFLPRAARVLPPPGGKENGEEDSPQWLKELKSKKRLSQYENES, encoded by the exons ATGGCTGCTCAGGTAGAGGTTCAGCCTGGGGAGGTAGGTAGGCCAGTGGTTGGAGGAAGACTTCACCTGAGTCCTTTGACTGACTCCAGCAATAAGAGCCTCTTCGAGATCCCCTCCATGAACCAGTCCTGTATTATCACCCCAGAACCTAACAAACCTGTCCCAGGCCCCAAGCCACGGCTCACTCCCAAACCTTTTGCTGTGGAAAGAAACCCCACAATTAGGCCCATACTTGCCCCGAAGCCTCACACCAAGCCCCGGCCAGAGTCCACTCGCCTTCCTGGATACACACCAGAGTCTCCATGCAGTCCAAAACCTCAGCAACCAGTTGCCCATGTCCAACCCAGGCCAGTGTCAACCAACCCTAACCGGCCTGCCCCTACCTCCTTTAATACAACTAATAAGTTGAACACTGGACAAACAACCAAGCCAATAGCCCAGCCATTTAAACCGGCCCCTCCTCTTGACCTGGGAGACCCCAGCAAACCCATTCCTTCTTTAacaacagagaggcagagacctGGTTCATCAAGCTTGGTCTATTCCAAGAGCCTTAAACAACTTCCAGCAGCCGAGTGGTCTGGAACCACTAAAAATCAAGGTGAGAAGGACCAGAAGACATCCAGCAATGTCGGGTCCTCCATTACTAGAACCAAGTCCATGGGTTTTCTCATTCACGTagggcaggaggaagaagaaaaagaaaaagaaaacccagaGGCAGCAGTGCTACTGCGGCCAAAGCCCAGAGGATCCAGGCCCAGACCTGTGTCAGCCATTTTCCTTGACAGTCCGACCAAGGCCGAGACACCAGTTCCTGCCCCTCGCTGGGCGAGACGACCGCTTTCAGCTGATCTCACGTCCAAGTTTGAGTCAATCGGTCTGTCTCTACACcgtaacacacacaaagacactaaGGAGAACACTCCAGCTCCAGAGGAGAAAGGGCCGACACagaagagagagcaggagaaaaCACCTAAGAGTAATGCACCACAAAGTATGGATGGTGCAAGTGACAAACATACTctaaaagagagtgaagagGATAAGTGTGCAGTCAGCATCAAGTCACGAATTAGTTTCCTCgattcatcctcctctcctaaGACCGGTGTCGCAGACCAAGGGTCTGATCTTTATTCTCCAGTGCAGCCAGTCCCTGAAGCCGAACCACCAGTAGGTGTCAAACAGCTCATCAAGCAGCTGACAGAGGACCCATCACCAACTCAGAGTCCTATTGTGAAACCAGTACTGAAGCACCGGCCCTTACCCCTCGACCTGACTAAAAG GTTTTCATCCGAGAGGTCGCCAGACAGTGTTTTCCTCAGTGAGGCAACAGACCGCGATGAGATCAGCAAAGATCCTCAGAGGAGG ATTGAAGAGTCAGCTATCACCCCCAATGACCAGAGGACATTTGTGGATCTAAAAGACTCCCAAGAGGAGCTCAAAATGGCCTCCACGCCCGAAGAGCCTCAGGGGAGCCAGGAGTTTGGCGCCACCTCCAAGGAAAGTGGTCCCAGGAGTGACCTACAGACAGTGAAAGCATCcttgtttgaacatgttgtgGAGAGGCACAGTGTGCTGATGGTGGAAGACGGCAAGCCTGTAAACAAGTCTAATGATTCGCTCAGCAGCCTGTCATTTAAGAGAGGAAAGGGTGAGGATAAGGGAACTCTTGTCACTGCCACCTACAAAGAGCCGTTATCTCCATCAAGTCCTCTGAGGGTGTCACATGCCTTTGACACTGTGCAGGCTGTGGAAGGGAGCAGGGCAGTGAGTGAGAACATCCCATCAGCTCAGTGGGAGGATAAGGCCATGACGCTACGCTCCAGGCGCTCAGAAGGGAGCAGGCCGGTGGAAGAGCGGACCGGTTCAGCCCAAGACGAATCAGCTTTGGCTGTGATGCCAGAACAGCAGCCTCGATTTCTGAGAGTGGGTGCTTTGCATAAGTGGACCTCTACAGGTCTTGAGACAAGTGTGGAGAAAGGGATGCTGAAGGAAACGCAAAGGGAAGAACAAGGGGCTTTGGATCAAGACGGGCACGGGCAGCGAGACGCTGAACAGGAGGAAGTGGCTGCAGCTCCAAAACGTTTGAAAATGCTGCAGTCAGAAGAGCAACCAAAACCCAGGGCAACCTACTTTGCTCTGACTGGACAAATACATGAGCCAGTTTCTCCTGTTGATGCAGGAGAAAGCATAGGGGACGTGACTGGGCCCTTTGACAACTTCTCTGTGAGCTCTGCACCAGACAGTTCTAAAACAAAGCTTCCAATAAGGTGGAATCCAGCATTAGATGAATCGTTTGGGAAAAACTCTCAAGTTAAAGTTGAAGAGTTGATGATGAGGAGGCACATTTCACAAAGAGAGATGAGATCAACTTTGGATGAACAGACAACAGAGGAAATAATGGAagttgaaaagaaaagggaactaaaaaaagagacagaaagacacatgGCAAAAATGAAAGAGCTTCAGAGGGAAAAACAGAGACAGATGGAAATGGAGAAAGAACCACATTTAGAATTTGCACGAATGAAGGAGAGGGAAATGCAAAGAGAATTTGAAAGGCAAAGACAGAAAGCCTTTGAGAAGGAGAAACAGGAGTTTGAGGAGAAACGGCACGCACTGGAAAGGCAGAAACAGTTAGAGCTTGAACAAAGACAGAAACTGCAAGAGCTGGAGCGAGCGAGACTAAGAGAACTTGAAAAAGAGAGGCTACTACAACTTGAGAAAGAAAAACGCCaaaaaatggagagaaagatTGAAAGAGAGAAGCTGCGAGAGCAGGAAAGGGAGAGACAACAGGAACAGGAGAGTCAAAgacaaagggaggaagagaggcagagagagctggacaAGGAAATGCTGCTGGAAATCCAAAAGGAGAAACAGAAAATGGAAGAGCTGAAGAGAATTAAAGAGCTTGAAAGACTGCAATTCTTAGAGTTCGAAAATCAGAAGGAAAAGGAGACTCAGAAGGAAAAAGAGACACAGCAGCTCATGGAGCTCGAAAAGCAGAGAcgtagagagaggagggagagagaggaggcagagaaaatAAGACAGGTTGCATTAGATCAGGAAATTATAAGAATGAAAGAGATTggtaaagaaaaggaaaggcaAAATGATCTTCAGAAAGTGattgagagagaaaagcagagagagctggagagacagagacagagagatttggagagggagagacagagacaactAGATATCGAGAGACAGGAATTAGAAAACCAGAGGCTGAGACAACGAGAACTGGAAAAGGAAAGGCAGAGGAAAGAGAACTTGGAGAGAAttaaggagatggagagaagacaGCTCTTGGAGTTGGAAAGGCAAAAGCAGGCAGAGAGGGACAAACAGCAAATTCTGGAGCTCGAGAAACGCAGACTGAGGGAGAGTCTAGAAAGGGAGGAGGCGGAGAAAATGAGACAGATAGCCAAGCAGCAAGGAGCAGAGAGGCAGCGGCTTaaagagaagcagaaaaaagaggaacaggagaggGCGAGATTGGAGTCGTCTCCTCTCAGGCCTCAAGATCTAGACTCTGTGCTCCGAAATGACTCGTTTTCCAAGCCAACTTCTCACCGCAGTGACACTGCAACACGATGGAAGGAGCCATCTCCGAGAGTAGAAGCGTCTTACAAACCTGCCATCCTTGACATAGACTCTTTCACATCTCAAGTTCAGCCCTCCCCCAGTAAAgacttgtttcctgtttctggTATTCAGGATGTAGACGCTGCATTTGGAGTTAGATCACATCCACCTACACCTGATGTAGATGTTAGCTGGAGGTTGCCACAACAGACTTCAGGTATTACAAGCCCAGTATGGACGACATCTCTTCAGGATCCATGGGAGCTGCGGCCTGTTGAGATGTCTGTGGACAAACCTATAGCTGAACCCAGAAAGCATACCAACAAACTCAGCCCAGAGCAACTCCTCCTCAGGCAGGAGGAACGACTCCCACGGAGGCAGTCCAGCAGCGTTTCTGAGGGGCAGATATGGCTCCCCAGAGAGCAGCAGCCTCAAGACGGCAGGGGAGAGGACCATAGCCAGAGGAGATCACAGGGATCTCAG gAGTTGAACAGGATACGGTCTCGCAGTGTTTCACGGCGATCGGCTCCTTCTAGCAGTGTTTTGGAGAGAAGCCTTTCCAGGATTAGGAGTCGCAGCGCCCACCGAGAGCAGGACAACAACGATCAG GTACAACAGAAGCAAAGTGACAgtggtgaagaggaggggaaggacttgGGAACACCGGTCCGTGACACTGACAGCCAGTATGGGACCTGGGAGACAGGACTGCGTACTGACGACAG CTCTGAAAGCAATTTCAGCCCTTCACCAAGGAAGCCCACTCCCCCACGCACGCCAGGTGATCTGGCCTCTCAGTTTGATACTAACACTCTGGAcagcctccttccctcctcctcatctgagAGCCCACCACTGTCTTTCCCTGAT GCCCCGACCACTCTGTTAGACACCAGCGCTCTTCGCTCCAGAGCCCAGCTGGGGAAGAAACGAGCGCCGAGGACACGCCCCACAAGGGCCGCCCTTCAAAAGGCTGCGCCgtcagagggagagggaggaaccACCGAGGACTGGCTTTACAGAGACTCCACAG AGGCAAAGGTTGAGATTAAGGACGATGACTCTGACTCTGAGGAGCCGGCCAGAAGAGCAGACACCAGCCCGCTTGCTGTTTCTTCTCAGCCACAGAGGATAGCCCTGTTCCCTGGGATGGACCCTTCAGCTTTAAAG GCTCAGCTGAAGAAGAGGGGCGATGCTGACAATCAAATCGATGTACCTActactccctctccttcccagcTTTCTCGCTCTCCCAAGTCCCCGTTTCTTCCCAGAGCAGCACGTGTACTGCCCCCTCCTGGTGGGAAAGAGAATGG TGAGGAAGACTCACCCCAGTGGTTGAAAGAGCTTAAGTCCAAGAAGCGCTTAAGTCAGTATGAAAATGAGAGCTAA